A window of the Phragmites australis chromosome 20, lpPhrAust1.1, whole genome shotgun sequence genome harbors these coding sequences:
- the LOC133901170 gene encoding uncharacterized protein LOC133901170 isoform X2, whose translation MERESRSGVFSETASCAATPRSARSSCSLQHRYSSRSILKTHGGALDMSPRFSYCKPTTHRDKMLHRRHSLNLPEQLPSHCSSKTTERTQKASSKSVADLVGEIAALEQEVIRKELHLLSLYRRTFDQYLSESCSFTSEVDQETLKNIDEGALRLRDIKHSAAFNLPAVSNSEVSKSGSRHSSLVNFLSASISDYVPKISCKLSEDILSCIASVYCKLGSMPSQDADCMTSPSPSVSSSSTFSPRHRNDSWSPRFNFDSPRQYGFQKERNEQSIGMVIVPRIRIDADKFDYASKMLETVRSLIQRLERIDPMKMTHEEQLCFWINIHNALVMHAFLAYGPHDKRMKSTDMILKAAYNVGGQSVNAQTIQNSILGCQSHCPSLWVRSLFTPTKRSMAGMTRHAYALHHSEPIAHFALSTGAFSDPPVRLYTAKKIHHQLEVARTEFIQANVMVRKQVLLLPKVLHYYAKDAALELRHLAELVCESMSEAQDKEVQHCLRRRIDKCVEWMPYKSSFRYVVHRDLAE comes from the exons ATGGAGAGGGAGTCAAGATCAGGGGTGTTCTCGGAGACGGCGTCCTGCGCCGCCACGCCCAGGTCCGCTCGCTCGTCTTGCAGTCTCCAGCATCGGTACTCTTCACGGAG CATTCTGAAGACACATGGAGGTGCACTAGACATGTCACCGCGATTCTCCTATTGCAAGCCT ACCACCCATAGAGATAAGATGCTCCACAGAAGGCACTCACTTAACTTGCCAGAGCAATTGCCGAGTCATTGCTCCAGTAAAACAACAGAAAGAACCCAAAAGGCGAGCTCAAAG TCTGTTGCAGATTTAGTTGGGGAGATTGCCGCTCTCGAGCAGGAAGTTATACGCAAGGAACTGCATCTCCTTTCCCTCTATAGAAGAACATTTGATCAATATCTTTCTGAATCCTGCAGTTTCACAAGCGAG GTGGATCAAGAAACACTGAAAAATATCGATGAGGGCGCGCTCCGTTTGAGGGATATCAAGCATTCCGCAGCCTTCAACTTGCCAGCCGTCTCAAATTCT GAGGTATCAAAATCAGGTTCAAGGCATTCCAGCCTTGTTAACTTCTTGAGTGCTTCTATTTCTGACTATGTACCTAAGATTTCATGCAAATTATCGGAGGACATTTTAAGCTGCATCGCCTCTGTCTACTGCAAACTTGGAAGCATGCCATCGCAAGATGCAGACTGCATGACTTCACCAAGTCCTTCTGTTTCATCTTCAAGTACTTTTTCTCCGAGGCACCGCAATGATAGCTGGAGCCCTCGGTTCAACTTTGATAGCCCTCGCCAATATGGATTCcagaaagagaggaatgaacAAAGCATAGGCATGGTTATTGTTCCGAGGATACGTATAGATGCTGACAAGTTTGATTATGCCTCAAAAATGCTTGAGACTGTCAG GTCCCTGATACAGCGCCTCGAGAGAATTGACCCAATGAAGATGACACATGAAGAGCAGCTCTGCTTTTGGATCAACATCCACAATGCTTTAGTGATGCAT GCTTTTCTGGCCTATGGTCCACATGACAAACGCATGAAGAGCACAGATATGATTTTGAAG GCTGCATATAATGTGGGTGGCCAATCAGTGAATGCTCAGACTATTCAGAATTCAATTCTCGGATGTCAATCCCATTGTCCCTCATTG TGGGTTCGCTCGCTATTCACACCGACAAAAAGGTCCATGGCAGGGATGACCAGGCACGCCTATGCTCTGCACCATTCAGAGCCGATTGCGCATTTCGCCCTCTCGACCGGGGCATTTTCGGACCCGCCT GTCCGGCTGTACACGGCCAAGAAGATACATCACCAGCTGGAGGTAGCCCGGACCGAGTTCATCCAGGCCAACGTCATGGTGAGGAAGCAGGTCCTCCTGCTGCCCAAGGTCCTGCACTACTACGCCAAGGACGCCGCGCTGGAGCTGCGGCACCTGGCGGAGCTGGTGTGCGAGAGCATGTCGGAGGCCCAGGACAAGGAGGTCCAGCACTGCCTCAGGAGGAGGATCGACAAGTGCGTCGAGTGGATGCCGTACAAGTCGTCCTTCAGATACGTTGTACATAGGGACTTGGCTGAGTAG
- the LOC133901170 gene encoding uncharacterized protein LOC133901170 isoform X1, translating into MERESRSGVFSETASCAATPRSARSSCSLQHRYSSRSILKTHGGALDMSPRFSYCKPTTHRDKMLHRRHSLNLPEQLPSHCSSKTTERTQKASSKSVADLVGEIAALEQEVIRKELHLLSLYRRTFDQYLSESCSFTSEQVDQETLKNIDEGALRLRDIKHSAAFNLPAVSNSEVSKSGSRHSSLVNFLSASISDYVPKISCKLSEDILSCIASVYCKLGSMPSQDADCMTSPSPSVSSSSTFSPRHRNDSWSPRFNFDSPRQYGFQKERNEQSIGMVIVPRIRIDADKFDYASKMLETVRSLIQRLERIDPMKMTHEEQLCFWINIHNALVMHAFLAYGPHDKRMKSTDMILKAAYNVGGQSVNAQTIQNSILGCQSHCPSLWVRSLFTPTKRSMAGMTRHAYALHHSEPIAHFALSTGAFSDPPVRLYTAKKIHHQLEVARTEFIQANVMVRKQVLLLPKVLHYYAKDAALELRHLAELVCESMSEAQDKEVQHCLRRRIDKCVEWMPYKSSFRYVVHRDLAE; encoded by the exons ATGGAGAGGGAGTCAAGATCAGGGGTGTTCTCGGAGACGGCGTCCTGCGCCGCCACGCCCAGGTCCGCTCGCTCGTCTTGCAGTCTCCAGCATCGGTACTCTTCACGGAG CATTCTGAAGACACATGGAGGTGCACTAGACATGTCACCGCGATTCTCCTATTGCAAGCCT ACCACCCATAGAGATAAGATGCTCCACAGAAGGCACTCACTTAACTTGCCAGAGCAATTGCCGAGTCATTGCTCCAGTAAAACAACAGAAAGAACCCAAAAGGCGAGCTCAAAG TCTGTTGCAGATTTAGTTGGGGAGATTGCCGCTCTCGAGCAGGAAGTTATACGCAAGGAACTGCATCTCCTTTCCCTCTATAGAAGAACATTTGATCAATATCTTTCTGAATCCTGCAGTTTCACAAGCGAG CAGGTGGATCAAGAAACACTGAAAAATATCGATGAGGGCGCGCTCCGTTTGAGGGATATCAAGCATTCCGCAGCCTTCAACTTGCCAGCCGTCTCAAATTCT GAGGTATCAAAATCAGGTTCAAGGCATTCCAGCCTTGTTAACTTCTTGAGTGCTTCTATTTCTGACTATGTACCTAAGATTTCATGCAAATTATCGGAGGACATTTTAAGCTGCATCGCCTCTGTCTACTGCAAACTTGGAAGCATGCCATCGCAAGATGCAGACTGCATGACTTCACCAAGTCCTTCTGTTTCATCTTCAAGTACTTTTTCTCCGAGGCACCGCAATGATAGCTGGAGCCCTCGGTTCAACTTTGATAGCCCTCGCCAATATGGATTCcagaaagagaggaatgaacAAAGCATAGGCATGGTTATTGTTCCGAGGATACGTATAGATGCTGACAAGTTTGATTATGCCTCAAAAATGCTTGAGACTGTCAG GTCCCTGATACAGCGCCTCGAGAGAATTGACCCAATGAAGATGACACATGAAGAGCAGCTCTGCTTTTGGATCAACATCCACAATGCTTTAGTGATGCAT GCTTTTCTGGCCTATGGTCCACATGACAAACGCATGAAGAGCACAGATATGATTTTGAAG GCTGCATATAATGTGGGTGGCCAATCAGTGAATGCTCAGACTATTCAGAATTCAATTCTCGGATGTCAATCCCATTGTCCCTCATTG TGGGTTCGCTCGCTATTCACACCGACAAAAAGGTCCATGGCAGGGATGACCAGGCACGCCTATGCTCTGCACCATTCAGAGCCGATTGCGCATTTCGCCCTCTCGACCGGGGCATTTTCGGACCCGCCT GTCCGGCTGTACACGGCCAAGAAGATACATCACCAGCTGGAGGTAGCCCGGACCGAGTTCATCCAGGCCAACGTCATGGTGAGGAAGCAGGTCCTCCTGCTGCCCAAGGTCCTGCACTACTACGCCAAGGACGCCGCGCTGGAGCTGCGGCACCTGGCGGAGCTGGTGTGCGAGAGCATGTCGGAGGCCCAGGACAAGGAGGTCCAGCACTGCCTCAGGAGGAGGATCGACAAGTGCGTCGAGTGGATGCCGTACAAGTCGTCCTTCAGATACGTTGTACATAGGGACTTGGCTGAGTAG
- the LOC133902358 gene encoding LOW QUALITY PROTEIN: uncharacterized protein LOC133902358 (The sequence of the model RefSeq protein was modified relative to this genomic sequence to represent the inferred CDS: substituted 2 bases at 2 genomic stop codons) → MGSFVSLSSSPPDSTAAAELGGMATATAKVVDLDGAMVQFPVPVTAREALADDGNGDRTRXHPXPCFLCSSDELCFDSPPRALAAQEALQPGQLYFVLPASMLRRPLSGQDMAALAVKASTALAVAAGLTTSGEESSRSKNRDAGVAVKGRQTARVAPLPVAASIKESQPVGVSRNHHAYSAYGTHKITVNDGDRTVGKTRHGAGVPRDKEEKKTEEKPK, encoded by the exons ATGGGCTCTTTCGTCTCGCTCTCGAGCTCGCCGCCGGACTCGACAGCAGCAGCGGAGCTCGGAGGAATGGCTACCGCCACGGCCAAGGTCGTGGATCTGGACGGCGCCATGGTGCAGTTCCCGGTGCCTGTCACGGCACGCGAGGCGCTGGCGGACGACGG AAACGGGGATCGGACCCGTTGACATCCCTAGCCGTGCTTCCTCTGCAGCTCCGACGAGCTCTGCTTCGACTCGCCCCCGCGCGCGTTGGCCGCGCAGGAGGCGCTCCAGCCCGGGCAACTCTACTTCGTTCTGCCCGCGTCCATGCTCCGCCGGCCACTGTCCGGCCAGGACATGGCCGCGCTCGCCGTCAAGGCAAGCACAGCGCTTGCCGTCGCCGCTGGCCTTACCACCTCTGGCGAAGAGTCGTCGCGGAGCAAGAATCGGGACGCCGGCGTGGCCGTCAAGGGGCGGCAGACGGCCCGAGTGGCCCCGCTACCTGTAGCCGCGAGCATTAAGGAGAGCCAACCCGTGGGTGTCTCCCGGAATCACCACGCGTACAGCGCATACGGcacacacaagatcaccgtGAACGACGGTGATCGGACGGTGGGGAAGACGAGACATGGAGCTGGCGTGCCGAG AgacaaagaagagaagaaaacagaAGAAAAACCCAAGTAG